The Trueperaceae bacterium DNA segment CTGGCGAACCAGATCTACTTTGCAGGTCGGCGAAGCCTCGTTGGTGGCCGAAAGGTGTCGGGTGCCGGTCGTGAGCGACTTCCGGAAGGGCGACATGGCGGCCGGCGGGCAGGGAGCGCCCCTCGTTCCGTTCGGTGACCTGCACCTCTACGGCGAACGCGGCGTGAACAGGGCCGTCCACAACCTCGGCGGGATATCGAACCTCACCTATCTCCCGGCCAGCCTCTCCGGGGAGCGCGTACTGGCTTTCGACACCGGTCCGGCGAACTGCCTGATGGACGAGGCGGCAGCTCGCTACGCCGGTCTGGCGTTCGACGAGGACGGCGCCCTGGCCGCGGCAGGACGGGTCGACGAGAGGCTCCTGAACGGCTGGCTGGAGCACCCCTACCTGCGACTGCCTCCGCCCAAGACGACCGGCCGGGAGGTGTTCGAGCTCGATTCGTTCGTCAGCGGGCCCACGCCCGAACCTGCCGACCTGCTGGCCACCCTGTGCGCCTTCACCGCCGAGTCGGTGGCGGCCGCCTACCGGGAGCACGTCATCCCCCTCGGGCTCGACGAGGTGCTGCTCGCCGGCGGCGGAGCCCTCAACCCCACCTTGGTGCGGATGATCCGAGACCGCCTGCCCGTCCCAGTTCGGACCTTCGCCGAACTCGGCTATGACGCCCGTGACCGGGAAGCCCTGGCGTTCGCGGTGATGGGTTACTGCGGTTTCCACGGCCTCGCGAACGTCCTGCCGTCGGCAACCGGGGCAAGCCGGCCGGTGGTAGCTGGCAAGATCGTCGACCTTCGCCCCCGCTGGGGTG contains these protein-coding regions:
- a CDS encoding anhydro-N-acetylmuramic acid kinase, with the protein product MSGEVRRRQVDAPAGGGELPPMTVLSLMSGTSADGVDGVLARLHLRPGGLDWQALGRLSRPYRPELRERLLRALKPQTSDVSLITQLDAEVGHAYADAAEELAASCSTPLDLIAISGQTVYHIPREDASRDWRTRSTLQVGEASLVAERCRVPVVSDFRKGDMAAGGQGAPLVPFGDLHLYGERGVNRAVHNLGGISNLTYLPASLSGERVLAFDTGPANCLMDEAAARYAGLAFDEDGALAAAGRVDERLLNGWLEHPYLRLPPPKTTGREVFELDSFVSGPTPEPADLLATLCAFTAESVAAAYREHVIPLGLDEVLLAGGGALNPTLVRMIRDRLPVPVRTFAELGYDARDREALAFAVMGYCGFHGLANVLPSATGASRPVVAGKIVDLRPRWGE